A single window of Senegalia massiliensis DNA harbors:
- a CDS encoding DUF2975 domain-containing protein translates to MKTWMVNAFKVSIILIGVAVLLLFIFWLPNVSRRLAISNPEYAYLRYPLLFGLYITGIPFYMGIFHTFKLLKLIQGNSAFTKNACKSLGAIKIYAILVIAIYIIGMILISINNAIQFEVLVFGILIMFASFIIAIFSAILKELLRKAVEIKDENDFTI, encoded by the coding sequence ATGAAAACATGGATGGTTAATGCTTTTAAAGTATCTATTATTTTAATTGGAGTAGCTGTATTATTACTTTTTATATTTTGGCTACCTAATGTATCGAGGAGATTGGCAATATCAAATCCTGAATATGCATACTTAAGATATCCATTACTTTTTGGGCTTTATATTACAGGCATACCTTTTTATATGGGTATTTTCCACACCTTTAAGCTTCTTAAATTAATACAAGGAAATAGTGCATTTACTAAGAATGCTTGTAAGTCTTTAGGAGCAATAAAAATATATGCTATATTAGTTATAGCTATATATATTATTGGTATGATTCTTATAAGTATTAACAATGCAATTCAATTTGAAGTTTTGGTGTTTGGAATTTTAATTATGTTTGCTTCATTTATTATTGCAATATTTTCAGCAATACTTAAAGAATTACTCAGAAAAGCAGTTGAGATAAAAGATGAAAATGACTTTACAATATAA
- a CDS encoding RNA polymerase sigma factor: MINIDKLVKKAQKGNDKAFLKLFKFYEEELYRIAYVYVKKKDDALDVIQETAYRSFKNIKSLKNPEHFKTWVIRITINCAIDHIRKNKKVVHLTEGYEEFIGDYDEDIPLKLTINELLDKLNTDEKSTIILKYYNGYTFKQISEILDIPLGTAKSILYRALKKLRYEYSKGEDISE; the protein is encoded by the coding sequence GTGATTAATATTGATAAATTAGTGAAAAAAGCACAAAAAGGCAATGATAAAGCATTTTTGAAGCTTTTTAAATTTTATGAAGAAGAATTATATCGAATTGCTTATGTATATGTAAAGAAAAAAGATGATGCATTAGATGTAATTCAGGAGACAGCTTATCGTTCATTTAAAAATATAAAATCTTTGAAAAATCCAGAACATTTTAAAACTTGGGTAATAAGAATTACAATCAACTGTGCTATTGATCATATAAGAAAAAATAAAAAAGTAGTTCACTTAACAGAGGGATATGAAGAATTCATAGGAGATTATGATGAAGATATACCACTTAAATTAACAATTAATGAACTTCTAGACAAATTAAATACAGATGAAAAAAGTACTATTATATTAAAGTATTATAATGGATATACCTTTAAGCAAATATCTGAGATATTAGATATTCCTTTAGGAACAGCAAAATCTATATTATATAGGGCATTAAAGAAGCTTAGATATGAATACTCGAAGGGAGAGGATATTAGTGAGTAA
- a CDS encoding DUF3955 domain-containing protein, giving the protein MKKYLFSIILGIMSFICLMGYNIIGSTVLSDGTLSEPFFLIPIGLLLAVISIISAILIYIVPKFIKINN; this is encoded by the coding sequence ATGAAAAAATATTTATTTAGTATTATTTTAGGGATTATGAGCTTTATATGCTTGATGGGATATAATATAATTGGATCTACTGTTTTGTCAGATGGTACATTATCTGAACCCTTTTTTCTTATTCCAATAGGATTATTACTTGCAGTTATTTCTATTATTTCGGCAATATTAATTTATATAGTTCCTAAGTTTATAAAAATTAATAATTAA
- a CDS encoding AEC family transporter, with protein sequence MDIFFHILINNIIPIFFLITIGYILNKIFNLDMYTLSKLNFYVFVPAFLLVNIYTTDLDSRFLKVFIFGVLLVTLNYILGILISLLLGYSNSLKNAFINSITFINSGNIGIPLITLIFSNEIFIVDGINPYIDIALTSHIIIYITQNIFTNTLGFYNASRGSADWKNSLKSIFKIPVIYTIILAILLKFIPYDITQNPLWTGISYAKQGMISFALLVLGIQLSKTPIFFKNNVVYLSNFIRLLFGPIIAFILIKALDINTIMAQTLMVSSSLPTAVNTALIAVEHDNEPEFASQVVMTSTIFSVITLSFIVSLSRIIFPL encoded by the coding sequence ATGGATATCTTTTTTCACATTTTAATAAATAATATAATACCAATATTTTTTCTAATTACAATAGGATATATATTAAATAAAATTTTCAATTTAGATATGTATACTTTAAGCAAACTAAATTTTTATGTTTTTGTTCCAGCTTTTCTTTTAGTAAATATTTACACCACAGATTTAGATTCTAGATTTTTAAAGGTTTTTATATTTGGTGTTTTATTAGTTACTTTAAATTATATACTAGGAATATTAATTTCATTATTATTAGGATATAGTAACTCTTTAAAAAATGCATTTATTAACTCTATAACTTTTATAAATTCTGGTAATATAGGAATACCTTTAATCACTTTAATTTTTAGTAATGAAATTTTCATTGTAGATGGTATTAATCCATATATTGATATAGCACTTACTAGTCATATAATAATATACATTACTCAAAATATCTTTACAAATACACTTGGATTTTATAATGCTAGTAGAGGAAGTGCTGATTGGAAAAATTCTTTAAAAAGTATATTTAAAATTCCTGTTATTTATACGATTATATTAGCTATTTTACTAAAATTTATTCCATATGATATAACTCAAAATCCTCTTTGGACTGGTATTTCATATGCAAAACAAGGAATGATTTCATTTGCTTTATTAGTATTGGGAATTCAATTATCTAAAACTCCAATATTCTTTAAAAATAATGTGGTTTATCTATCAAATTTTATTAGACTTTTATTTGGTCCTATTATAGCTTTTATACTAATTAAAGCTTTAGATATAAATACTATAATGGCTCAAACTCTTATGGTATCATCTAGTTTACCTACTGCTGTAAATACTGCCTTAATAGCTGTAGAGCATGATAATGAACCAGAATTTGCTTCTCAAGTTGTTATGACATCTACTATTTTTAGTGTAATAACATTGTCATTTATAGTTTCACTATCAAGAATAATATTTCCATTATAA
- a CDS encoding YeiH family protein, producing MFNKSIINKIVDLIPGIFIALLIATIAKFIENLLPIHLIGASVIALFIGMFINSIIQPKEIIKPGLKFTSKKILKFAIILLGLSLSINTVLTVGKLSLVVMFFTLLTCFGGGYVVGRLLKLNWKLSNLISAGTGICGGSAIAAIAPVIEAENKDIAYAMSATFLFDILMILLFPIMGEWMGLSDMAYGLWTGTAVNDTSSVVAAGYAFSESAGDFATMVKLTRTISIIPVVAMFAFINSKIKKKELYSKESVININPKANITSVFPWFILAFIGLAIINSFGIIPDTISIMAKEISKFLMISALAAIGLNTNFNEMKKSGVAPMIHGFTISALVVIVSITVQYFMGLV from the coding sequence ATGTTTAATAAAAGTATAATAAATAAGATAGTTGATCTAATTCCTGGAATTTTTATTGCATTATTAATAGCAACAATTGCAAAGTTTATAGAGAATTTATTACCAATTCATCTTATTGGTGCATCAGTAATAGCACTTTTTATAGGTATGTTTATTAATAGTATAATACAACCAAAGGAAATAATTAAACCAGGATTGAAATTTACATCAAAAAAAATATTAAAATTTGCTATAATTTTACTAGGTTTGTCATTAAGTATTAATACAGTTTTAACTGTAGGTAAACTATCATTAGTAGTTATGTTTTTTACTCTTTTAACATGCTTTGGTGGAGGATATGTAGTAGGTCGCTTATTAAAATTAAATTGGAAACTATCAAACCTAATTTCTGCAGGAACAGGGATTTGTGGTGGTTCTGCAATTGCAGCTATAGCACCTGTTATTGAAGCAGAGAATAAAGATATCGCATATGCTATGTCAGCTACATTTTTATTTGATATTTTGATGATCTTATTATTTCCTATTATGGGTGAATGGATGGGACTTTCTGATATGGCCTATGGTCTTTGGACAGGAACAGCCGTTAATGATACATCCAGTGTTGTAGCAGCTGGTTATGCCTTTAGCGAATCTGCAGGAGATTTTGCAACTATGGTTAAATTAACTCGTACAATATCAATTATTCCTGTTGTAGCTATGTTTGCATTTATAAATTCTAAAATAAAGAAAAAAGAATTATATTCAAAGGAAAGTGTTATAAATATTAACCCAAAAGCAAATATTACATCTGTTTTTCCATGGTTTATCTTAGCTTTTATCGGATTAGCTATTATAAATAGTTTTGGAATTATTCCTGATACAATTTCAATTATGGCAAAAGAAATTAGTAAATTTTTAATGATTTCAGCACTAGCAGCTATAGGATTAAATACAAATTTTAATGAAATGAAAAAATCTGGTGTTGCTCCAATGATACACGGATTTACTATTTCAGCTTTAGTTGTAATTGTTTCTATTACTGTACAATATTTTATGGGACTTGTTTAA
- a CDS encoding sulfurtransferase TusA family protein: MKVQVNKVVDAKGLSCPMPIVKTKKGMDEITPGQVIEVQATDKGSLADIKAWAKSTGHEYIGTTDEDNILKHYIRKSSSEEVKSEETFPHTISQEEVEKNLNSERVTILDVREPAEYAFNHIPDAVSIPFGELENRLDELDKNNELYVVCRTSHRSDMASKVLSSNGFKNVKKVVPGMSEWQGPMESKNK, from the coding sequence ATGAAAGTTCAAGTTAACAAAGTGGTAGACGCTAAAGGCTTATCATGTCCAATGCCTATTGTTAAAACAAAAAAAGGCATGGATGAAATAACACCAGGCCAAGTAATTGAAGTTCAAGCAACTGATAAAGGTTCCTTGGCAGATATTAAGGCATGGGCTAAAAGTACAGGACATGAATATATAGGAACTACAGATGAAGACAACATATTAAAACATTATATTAGAAAATCTAGTTCAGAAGAGGTTAAATCAGAAGAAACATTTCCTCACACTATAAGTCAAGAAGAGGTAGAAAAAAATCTAAACTCAGAAAGAGTAACAATATTAGATGTAAGAGAGCCTGCAGAATATGCTTTTAATCATATTCCAGATGCTGTATCTATTCCTTTTGGAGAATTGGAAAATAGATTAGATGAATTAGATAAAAATAATGAATTATATGTAGTATGTCGTACAAGTCATAGAAGTGATATGGCTAGCAAAGTATTATCAAGTAATGGATTTAAGAATGTAAAAAAAGTGGTTCCAGGAATGTCTGAATGGCAAGGACCCATGGAGAGTAAGAACAAATAA
- the hcp gene encoding hydroxylamine reductase: protein MENAMFCYQCEQTMGGKGCTKHGVCGKTPEIANLQDLLIYQLKGISCYAKQLIEKGESINKEIVKFVENSLFTTLTNVNFDVEAHVELLKESQEIKEDLRAKAPTGTYSNEATYNLSDNKEEMLKDSIKAGIMYDQDLDPDIRSLRWTVIYGLKGISAYGHQARYINYHSEQVDRFYFIALEATTNDSLTVEDLIRMVMRTGEISIEVMRILDEANTETYENPSAHKVNVKIKKGPFIVVSGHDLRDLEQVLKQTEGKGINVYTHGEMLPCHGYPKLKKYKHLVGNYGSAWQNQQKEFNDIPGAILMTTNCLMRPRESYKDRIFTTNVVGWEGVKNIKLNKDGTKDFSLIIEKALQLGGFKEDEEEKEIIVGFGHNETLSNAETIVSAIKNEDIKHLFVIGGCDGAKPGRNYYTEFAEKVPKDCIILTLACGKYRFNKLEFGTVAGLPRLLDVGQCNDVYSAVKIASTLADVFDTDVNSLPLTIVLSWYEQKAVADLLALLSLGVNGMYLGPSLPAFISPNVLQYLVDTFSLKPISTPDDDLKNSLQQHYK from the coding sequence ATGGAAAATGCTATGTTTTGTTATCAATGTGAACAGACAATGGGAGGAAAGGGTTGTACCAAACACGGAGTATGTGGAAAAACGCCAGAAATAGCTAATCTACAAGATTTATTAATATATCAATTGAAAGGTATATCATGTTATGCAAAGCAATTAATAGAAAAAGGGGAAAGTATTAATAAAGAAATTGTAAAATTTGTAGAGAATAGTTTGTTTACTACATTAACTAATGTAAACTTTGATGTAGAAGCTCATGTAGAATTATTAAAAGAATCTCAAGAGATAAAAGAAGATCTAAGAGCAAAAGCACCTACAGGAACATACTCTAATGAAGCTACATATAATTTAAGTGATAATAAAGAGGAAATGTTAAAAGATTCAATTAAAGCTGGTATTATGTATGACCAAGACCTTGATCCAGATATTCGTTCGTTAAGATGGACAGTAATTTATGGATTAAAAGGTATAAGTGCATATGGACATCAAGCAAGATATATTAATTATCATAGTGAACAAGTAGATCGTTTTTACTTTATAGCATTAGAGGCAACAACGAATGATAGTTTAACAGTTGAAGATCTTATACGAATGGTTATGAGAACTGGAGAAATTAGTATAGAAGTAATGAGGATTTTAGATGAAGCCAATACTGAAACATATGAAAATCCAAGTGCACATAAAGTTAATGTGAAAATTAAGAAAGGACCATTTATAGTAGTATCTGGACATGATTTAAGAGATTTAGAACAAGTGCTTAAACAAACAGAAGGAAAAGGAATCAATGTATATACACATGGAGAAATGTTACCATGTCATGGTTATCCTAAATTAAAGAAATATAAACATTTAGTAGGTAACTATGGGTCTGCATGGCAAAATCAACAAAAGGAATTTAATGATATACCTGGTGCTATTTTAATGACTACTAATTGTTTGATGAGGCCTAGAGAATCATATAAAGATAGAATATTTACTACAAATGTTGTAGGATGGGAAGGCGTCAAAAATATTAAACTAAATAAAGACGGTACAAAGGATTTTAGTTTAATTATAGAGAAAGCATTACAATTAGGTGGATTTAAGGAAGATGAAGAAGAAAAGGAAATTATAGTAGGATTTGGACATAATGAAACTTTATCTAATGCTGAAACTATAGTGAGTGCAATAAAGAATGAAGATATAAAACATTTATTTGTAATTGGTGGATGTGATGGTGCAAAACCAGGAAGAAATTATTATACTGAATTTGCCGAAAAGGTTCCAAAAGATTGTATAATTTTAACATTAGCTTGTGGCAAGTATAGATTTAATAAATTAGAGTTTGGAACAGTAGCAGGCTTACCTAGACTATTAGATGTAGGGCAATGTAATGATGTATATTCAGCAGTTAAGATTGCTTCAACCCTTGCAGATGTATTTGATACAGATGTTAATTCTTTACCACTTACTATAGTACTTTCTTGGTATGAGCAAAAGGCAGTTGCTGATTTATTAGCATTATTATCCCTTGGAGTAAATGGAATGTACTTAGGTCCAAGTTTACCTGCTTTCATATCTCCTAATGTATTACAATACTTGGTAGATACTTTTAGTTTAAAGCCAATAAGTACTCCAGATGATGACTTGAAAAATTCTCTTCAACAACATTATAAATAA
- the pgeF gene encoding peptidoglycan editing factor PgeF, whose translation MRDNAYIEENESLKIVKFSIFDKYRDDIIAGFSTRDGGVSKGIYESMNLGFEIGDNQQNVLENYKIFSRYLDINYKNIVISSQYHHNNIKIVKEKDKGKGIFRNKDYQDIDGFITNTPEIALVTLHADCSPIYFYDPKNKVIGLAHAGWKGTTMEISSEMVEKMSLEFNTNPEDLVAVIGPSICDRCYEIDENVKNEFDNMSIDTSSYISFDNKKNKYYPDIPMINKALLINKGVKEENIKLSNICTMENKDLFFSHRGHKGKRGSQAAILQLK comes from the coding sequence ATGAGAGATAATGCTTATATTGAAGAAAATGAAAGTTTGAAAATTGTTAAATTCTCTATATTTGATAAATATAGAGATGATATTATTGCAGGATTTAGTACAAGAGATGGTGGAGTAAGTAAAGGAATTTATGAAAGCATGAATTTAGGATTTGAAATTGGTGATAATCAACAAAATGTATTAGAAAATTATAAAATTTTTTCAAGATATTTAGATATTAATTATAAAAATATAGTTATTTCATCTCAATATCATCATAATAATATTAAAATAGTTAAAGAGAAAGATAAAGGAAAGGGGATATTTAGAAATAAAGATTATCAAGATATAGATGGTTTTATTACAAATACTCCTGAAATAGCACTTGTAACACTTCATGCAGATTGTTCTCCTATTTATTTTTATGACCCTAAAAATAAAGTTATAGGATTAGCACATGCAGGTTGGAAAGGTACAACAATGGAAATTTCAAGTGAAATGGTAGAAAAAATGTCCCTAGAATTTAATACAAACCCTGAAGATTTAGTTGCTGTAATAGGTCCATCAATATGTGATAGATGCTATGAGATTGATGAAAATGTTAAGAATGAATTTGATAATATGTCAATAGATACATCATCATATATTAGTTTTGATAATAAAAAAAATAAATATTATCCTGATATTCCAATGATTAATAAAGCCTTATTGATTAATAAAGGAGTAAAAGAAGAAAATATAAAATTATCTAATATATGTACCATGGAAAATAAAGACTTATTTTTCTCACATAGGGGACATAAAGGAAAAAGAGGTAGTCAAGCTGCAATCTTGCAATTAAAATAA
- a CDS encoding LysR family transcriptional regulator codes for MLDYRIYTFLKLCDTMNYHKTAELLHMTQPAVTQHIHFLENEYGCKLFIYDGKMLKKTKEADKLESYARSAKYNEDVLKNQIKEKPLIELRIGATKTIGEYVIAKNVKSFFDTDNYALNLIVDNTEHLLFLLEHNKLDFAIIEGFFDKEKYNYALYKEESFVGVCSKTHSFAQKNVSFKDIFKETLIVREKGSGTREIFEQILYENNFTLDSFKKKICISSFEIIKKLLMAEKSISFVYESVANSDSNLSYFTIDNNIITREFNYVYLKNTDAKEIISLFENKMGINQK; via the coding sequence ATGTTAGATTATCGAATTTATACATTTTTAAAACTATGTGATACTATGAATTATCATAAAACAGCAGAATTACTACATATGACTCAACCAGCAGTAACACAACATATTCATTTTTTGGAGAATGAATATGGATGTAAATTATTTATTTATGATGGTAAAATGCTAAAGAAAACAAAAGAAGCAGATAAGCTTGAATCTTATGCACGATCTGCTAAATATAATGAAGATGTTTTAAAAAATCAAATTAAGGAAAAACCTTTAATAGAATTGCGTATTGGTGCAACGAAAACAATTGGTGAATATGTAATTGCTAAAAATGTTAAGAGTTTTTTTGACACTGATAATTATGCGTTAAATTTAATTGTAGATAATACAGAGCATTTATTATTTCTACTTGAACATAATAAACTTGATTTTGCTATAATAGAAGGTTTTTTTGATAAAGAAAAGTATAATTATGCTTTATATAAAGAAGAATCTTTTGTTGGAGTTTGTAGTAAAACTCATTCTTTTGCACAAAAGAATGTATCTTTTAAAGATATATTTAAAGAGACTTTAATTGTCCGTGAGAAAGGGTCAGGAACAAGAGAAATTTTTGAACAAATTCTTTATGAAAATAATTTTACATTGGATTCTTTTAAGAAAAAAATATGCATTAGTAGTTTTGAAATCATAAAAAAACTTTTAATGGCTGAAAAAAGCATATCATTTGTATACGAGTCAGTAGCAAATAGTGACAGTAATTTATCATATTTTACAATTGACAATAATATTATTACTAGGGAATTTAATTATGTATATCTTAAAAATACAGATGCAAAAGAAATAATTTCTTTGTTTGAAAATAAAATGGGTATAAATCAAAAGTAA
- a CDS encoding DUF6544 family protein: protein MSKLTLGLIGIFILLILFISVSFTAKFLFKQHTNNEVKGFFNNIENHGEIIIKEDIKKLPKNVQLWLEYSGIVGKEKITSVRLKQKAYMRLEKDKSWMEVEAEQYFKTEEPGFVWNANIKMVPLIHISGRDKYNKGKGNMLIKPLSLFTIADSKGREIDQGSLLRYLAEMVWFPTASLNDYLTWEEIDKYNARVTMNYKGIKASGIFTFNDKNQIINFEAQRYGEFNGEYRLETWSIPIRNYKEFEGIKIPTKGDVTWKLNSGDFNWFNFEIIEVEYNKLIPY, encoded by the coding sequence ATGTCGAAACTAACATTGGGGTTAATTGGAATTTTTATACTTTTAATTTTATTTATATCAGTATCATTTACTGCTAAATTTTTATTTAAACAACATACAAATAATGAGGTTAAAGGCTTTTTTAATAATATAGAAAACCACGGTGAAATTATAATAAAAGAAGATATAAAAAAATTACCAAAAAATGTTCAATTATGGCTTGAATATTCTGGAATTGTTGGGAAAGAAAAAATAACATCTGTACGTTTAAAACAAAAAGCATATATGAGATTAGAAAAAGATAAATCTTGGATGGAAGTTGAAGCGGAACAATATTTTAAAACTGAAGAGCCTGGATTTGTTTGGAATGCAAATATTAAAATGGTCCCTTTAATACATATTTCAGGAAGAGATAAATATAATAAGGGTAAAGGAAATATGCTAATTAAACCTCTTTCATTATTCACTATTGCTGATTCTAAAGGAAGAGAAATAGATCAAGGTTCTTTACTTAGATATTTGGCAGAAATGGTTTGGTTTCCCACAGCATCTTTAAATGATTATTTAACTTGGGAAGAAATAGATAAATATAATGCTAGAGTGACTATGAATTACAAAGGGATAAAAGCATCAGGCATATTTACATTTAATGATAAGAATCAAATTATTAATTTTGAGGCTCAAAGATATGGAGAGTTTAATGGTGAATATAGATTAGAAACATGGTCTATTCCTATAAGAAATTATAAAGAATTTGAAGGCATAAAAATACCTACTAAAGGAGACGTTACGTGGAAATTAAATTCAGGTGATTTTAATTGGTTTAATTTTGAAATTATAGAAGTTGAATATAATAAACTTATCCCATATTAA
- the zupT gene encoding zinc transporter ZupT, producing the protein MDINTSNILFAFGLTLFAGLSTGIGSILAFYTKQTNKKFLSGALGFSAGVMIYVSMIEIFVKARDSLEAVYGASKGYWVTTIAFFGGIAVIALIDKFVPKAENPHEMRDVKDMKEKDVSDPALLRMGLFSALAIAIHNFPEGLATFIGAIQDPALGISIAIAIAIHNIPEGIAVSVPIYFSTGDRKKAFKYSFLSGLSEPVGAIVGYFILMNIFTDAMFGIVFASVAGIMVYISLDELLPTAEKYGEHHIAIYGLIGGMGVMALSLLLTA; encoded by the coding sequence ATGGATATAAATACAAGTAATATATTATTTGCTTTTGGATTAACCCTTTTTGCTGGTTTATCTACAGGTATAGGAAGTATTTTAGCATTTTATACTAAACAAACAAATAAGAAATTTTTATCAGGGGCTTTAGGATTTTCTGCAGGTGTTATGATATATGTTTCTATGATTGAAATATTTGTAAAGGCAAGAGATTCGTTAGAGGCTGTTTATGGAGCGAGTAAAGGGTATTGGGTTACTACAATTGCTTTTTTTGGTGGAATTGCTGTTATTGCATTAATAGATAAATTTGTACCAAAAGCTGAAAATCCTCATGAAATGCGAGATGTAAAAGATATGAAAGAAAAAGATGTAAGCGATCCAGCTTTACTTAGAATGGGATTATTTTCTGCTCTTGCAATAGCTATACATAATTTTCCTGAAGGACTTGCAACTTTTATTGGAGCTATTCAAGATCCAGCCCTTGGAATTAGTATTGCTATAGCAATAGCTATACATAATATACCTGAGGGAATAGCTGTATCAGTACCAATTTATTTTTCTACAGGTGATAGAAAAAAAGCATTTAAATATTCTTTTCTGTCAGGATTATCAGAACCTGTAGGAGCTATTGTAGGATATTTTATACTTATGAATATATTTACTGATGCCATGTTTGGTATAGTATTTGCCAGTGTGGCGGGAATTATGGTTTATATATCATTAGATGAATTATTACCTACAGCTGAAAAATATGGTGAACATCATATTGCAATATATGGACTTATAGGTGGAATGGGTGTAATGGCACTAAGCTTACTTTTAACTGCATAA
- a CDS encoding DsrE/DsrF/DrsH-like family protein, whose product MSKKKIAIIASNGGLFDAYKVFNIATAASTTDSEVGIFFTFEGLNLIHKEGHKNLEMPKGKEHYAEGFKKANVPSIEQLVEMTSDLGVKLIACQMTMDVMGLEKEDFVDGIDVGGAVTFLEYANDADVVLTF is encoded by the coding sequence ATGAGTAAGAAAAAAATTGCGATAATTGCAAGTAATGGTGGTTTATTTGATGCATATAAGGTGTTTAATATAGCAACTGCAGCTAGTACAACAGATTCAGAGGTAGGTATATTCTTCACATTTGAAGGGTTAAATTTAATTCACAAAGAAGGTCATAAGAACTTAGAGATGCCTAAAGGTAAAGAGCATTATGCTGAAGGTTTTAAAAAGGCAAATGTTCCTTCAATTGAACAATTAGTAGAAATGACATCTGATTTAGGGGTTAAACTAATTGCTTGTCAAATGACAATGGATGTAATGGGATTAGAAAAAGAAGATTTTGTAGATGGCATAGATGTTGGTGGAGCTGTAACATTTTTAGAATATGCTAACGATGCTGATGTAGTATTAACATTTTAG
- a CDS encoding helix-turn-helix domain-containing protein — protein sequence MAIIINIDIMLAKRKMSVTELSERVGITISNISILKNGKAKAIRLTTLDAICKALDCQPGDILEYKDLNEEE from the coding sequence ATGGCTATTATAATTAATATTGATATAATGTTGGCGAAAAGAAAGATGAGTGTTACAGAACTATCTGAAAGAGTAGGTATAACCATATCTAATATTTCTATTCTTAAAAATGGAAAAGCTAAGGCTATAAGATTAACTACTTTAGATGCAATATGTAAAGCATTAGATTGTCAACCAGGAGATATATTAGAATATAAAGATTTAAATGAGGAGGAATAA